One part of the Granulicella arctica genome encodes these proteins:
- a CDS encoding HesB/IscA family protein — protein MATFTQIGAPAPGASAPEPTNPLAGQIVLDADGQNPEQKGIQVTKRALKRIRIAMAKENITPDQGGLRVGIQGGGCSGLSYNIRFDTQPRDRDRVYAFTQTHLDPEATDAPSIRIFVDPKSFIYLHGMVLDYEETLMRQAFNFINPHSTKSCGCGSSFST, from the coding sequence ATGGCCACCTTCACCCAAATCGGAGCCCCCGCACCCGGAGCCTCAGCCCCCGAGCCGACCAACCCGCTCGCCGGCCAGATCGTCCTCGACGCCGACGGACAGAATCCTGAGCAAAAGGGCATCCAGGTCACCAAGCGCGCCCTCAAGCGCATCCGCATCGCCATGGCCAAGGAGAACATCACTCCCGACCAGGGCGGTCTGCGCGTCGGCATCCAGGGCGGCGGCTGCTCCGGCCTCAGCTACAACATCCGCTTCGACACCCAGCCCCGCGACCGTGACCGCGTCTACGCCTTCACCCAGACGCACCTCGATCCCGAAGCCACCGACGCACCGTCCATCCGCATCTTCGTCGACCCCAAGAGCTTCATCTACCTCCACGGCATGGTCCTCGACTACGAAGAGACCCTGATGCGCCAGGCCTTCAACTTCATCAATCCGCACTCTACCAAGAGCTGCGGCTGCGGCTCGTCCTTCTCTACCTAG
- a CDS encoding 2Fe-2S iron-sulfur cluster-binding protein — MSEIKEQTQIDLSKPAAEGMVRVTFLPQGKTVEFPFDSLPYEGHGLPMSFLDVAENYDIFLDHACGGVCACTTCHIHVKDGAPGISEPEDLELDRMETAADIQLNSRLGCQAVIEKPGTYVVEIPKWNRNYVQEGKPSHGPGA; from the coding sequence ATGTCCGAGATCAAAGAGCAAACCCAAATCGACCTTTCTAAGCCAGCCGCCGAGGGTATGGTACGCGTCACCTTCCTGCCCCAGGGCAAGACCGTAGAGTTCCCTTTCGACTCGCTCCCCTACGAGGGCCACGGCCTGCCGATGTCCTTCCTCGACGTCGCCGAGAACTACGACATCTTCCTCGACCACGCCTGCGGCGGCGTCTGCGCCTGCACCACCTGCCACATCCACGTGAAAGATGGCGCACCCGGCATCAGCGAGCCCGAAGACCTCGAGCTCGATCGCATGGAGACCGCCGCCGACATCCAGCTCAACAGCCGCCTCGGCTGCCAGGCCGTCATCGAAAAACCCGGCACCTACGTCGTCGAGATCCCCAAGTGGAACCGCAACTACGTCCAGGAGGGCAAACCCTCCCACGGCCCCGGCGCCTAA
- a CDS encoding type II toxin-antitoxin system HicB family antitoxin, with amino-acid sequence MRDYLVIFEKGKDGGWGAYAPDLPGLGVAAETREEVVTLIRDGVRIYIEELRQDGLPIPEPVTTAERISVAA; translated from the coding sequence ATGCGAGACTATCTGGTGATCTTCGAGAAGGGTAAAGACGGTGGCTGGGGAGCCTATGCTCCTGACCTTCCAGGCCTCGGCGTCGCCGCTGAAACACGGGAAGAGGTCGTCACTCTAATCCGCGATGGAGTTCGCATCTACATCGAGGAGCTCCGTCAAGACGGCCTGCCCATTCCTGAACCAGTTACAACCGCGGAACGCATCTCCGTCGCCGCTTAG
- the hscA gene encoding Fe-S protein assembly chaperone HscA: MSDTQQTRVVGIDLGTTNSLVAFMQGDTPVVIPGEDGDRLVPSVVAFNEDSTDGFVVGNAARTTLLTDSGSAVYSAKRLMGRDLNDIQEELKLFPFKLADGLKPGEVLKLNVGGLTLTPPEISAYVLLQLKKNAERFFGGPVSKAVITVPAYFNDAQRQATKDAGRIAGLEVLRLVNEPTAAALAYGLDKQKDGLIAVYDFGGGTFDVSILKLHEGIFEVVATGGDTHLGGDDLDNLLIAIALDDIAGDLGEDLRANGEAVQAIRKAVIEAKIALSTAPTARIALTLPSGKPYAREITREQFDSLTAPIIARTAGPVRQALKDASLTSDQIDEVVLVGGSTRIPAVRQLVDDLFALKARNKKPHTDLNPDEVVALGAAVQAQILSGTASSATEDLLLLDVTPLSLGIEALGGVVAKIIQRNSTIPASATEHFTTGVDGQTNVAIHVVQGERELAKDCRSLARFDLKGIPPMVAGLPRIEVKFLIDANGILHVSAREQRSGKEAEIEVKPTYGLTDEQVETMILASFDNAEEDIHERQVIEAKNEAETILTAVEKGRKHDAWQQLTAEELAKIEAAITQLKATVQGSDYKLIRAAIDTLDKATRRFAELMMDTAVSGAMKGQTMQSAGENLGEGPTAPHPFAKAEISDAKK; this comes from the coding sequence TTGAGCGACACGCAACAAACCCGCGTCGTAGGCATCGACCTCGGCACCACCAACTCCCTCGTCGCCTTCATGCAGGGCGACACCCCCGTCGTCATCCCCGGCGAGGACGGTGACCGCCTCGTCCCCTCCGTCGTCGCCTTCAACGAAGACAGCACCGATGGCTTCGTCGTCGGCAACGCCGCCCGCACTACCCTCCTCACCGACTCCGGCTCCGCCGTCTACTCCGCCAAACGCCTCATGGGCCGCGACCTCAACGACATCCAGGAAGAGCTGAAGCTCTTCCCCTTCAAGCTCGCCGACGGCCTCAAGCCCGGTGAGGTCCTCAAGCTGAACGTCGGCGGCCTCACCCTCACGCCCCCCGAGATTAGCGCCTACGTCCTCCTCCAACTCAAGAAGAACGCCGAGCGCTTCTTCGGAGGGCCGGTCTCGAAGGCGGTGATCACCGTCCCCGCCTACTTCAACGACGCCCAGCGCCAGGCCACCAAGGATGCCGGAAGAATCGCCGGCCTCGAAGTCCTCCGCCTCGTCAACGAACCCACCGCCGCAGCATTGGCATATGGATTAGATAAGCAGAAAGACGGCCTCATCGCCGTCTACGACTTCGGCGGCGGAACCTTCGACGTCTCCATCCTCAAGCTCCACGAGGGTATCTTCGAGGTCGTCGCCACCGGCGGCGACACCCACCTCGGCGGCGACGATCTCGACAACCTCCTCATCGCCATCGCCCTCGACGACATCGCCGGTGACCTCGGCGAAGACCTCCGCGCCAACGGCGAAGCAGTCCAGGCCATCCGCAAGGCCGTCATCGAAGCCAAAATAGCCCTCTCGACCGCGCCCACCGCGCGCATCGCCCTCACCCTCCCCAGCGGCAAGCCCTACGCCCGCGAGATCACCCGCGAGCAGTTCGACTCCCTCACCGCCCCCATCATCGCCCGCACCGCCGGTCCCGTCCGCCAGGCCCTCAAGGACGCCAGCCTGACTTCAGACCAGATCGACGAAGTCGTCCTCGTCGGCGGCTCCACCCGCATCCCCGCCGTCCGCCAGCTCGTAGACGATCTCTTCGCTCTCAAAGCCCGCAACAAGAAGCCCCACACCGACCTCAACCCCGACGAGGTCGTCGCCCTCGGCGCAGCCGTCCAGGCTCAAATCCTCTCCGGAACCGCCAGCTCCGCCACCGAAGACCTCCTACTCCTCGACGTAACCCCACTCTCCCTCGGCATTGAAGCTCTAGGCGGCGTTGTAGCAAAGATCATTCAACGCAACTCCACCATCCCAGCTTCGGCAACCGAGCACTTCACCACCGGCGTAGACGGCCAGACCAACGTCGCCATCCACGTCGTCCAGGGTGAGCGTGAATTAGCGAAAGACTGCCGCTCCCTAGCCCGCTTCGACCTCAAAGGCATCCCGCCCATGGTCGCCGGTCTGCCCCGCATCGAGGTCAAGTTCCTCATCGACGCCAACGGCATCCTCCACGTCTCCGCCCGCGAGCAGCGCAGCGGCAAAGAGGCCGAGATCGAGGTCAAACCCACCTACGGCCTCACCGACGAGCAGGTCGAAACCATGATCCTCGCCTCCTTCGACAACGCCGAAGAGGACATCCACGAGCGTCAGGTCATCGAAGCCAAGAACGAAGCCGAAACCATCCTCACCGCCGTCGAAAAGGGCCGCAAGCACGATGCCTGGCAGCAACTCACAGCAGAAGAGCTAGCCAAGATCGAAGCCGCCATCACCCAGCTCAAAGCCACAGTGCAGGGCAGCGACTACAAGCTCATCCGCGCCGCCATCGACACCCTCGACAAAGCCACCCGCCGCTTCGCCGAGCTCATGATGGACACCGCCGTCTCCGGCGCCATGAAGGGCCAGACCATGCAATCCGCCGGCGAAAACCTCGGCGAAGGCCCAACCGCTCCCCACCCCTTCGCGAAGGCCGAAATTAGCGACGCCAAGAAGTAA
- the hscB gene encoding Fe-S protein assembly co-chaperone HscB produces the protein MNSPTYSLPMDFFTFFTLPRKLTLDVPALEKHFYTLSRKLHPDRFAAKPLAGQEAALAQSSLLNDAYRTLKDPILRTQYLLTLEGVELEEQSKAATEAARATGVAKKQIVPPDLLEEAFELNMQLEEMRMAKKMGEDDPQLRKDLLAAKQLFDSKMAATHADLEQLWTKWDAAIDTNDNAAKDTAKGALVALLNRRSYLRNLVRDVNEALEA, from the coding sequence GTGAACTCACCCACATACTCTCTCCCTATGGATTTCTTCACCTTCTTCACCCTCCCGCGCAAGCTCACGCTCGACGTCCCCGCGCTCGAGAAGCACTTCTACACCCTCAGCCGCAAGCTCCATCCCGACCGCTTCGCCGCAAAGCCCCTCGCTGGGCAGGAAGCCGCGCTAGCCCAGTCCTCCCTCCTCAACGACGCCTACCGCACCCTCAAAGACCCCATCCTCCGCACCCAATATCTCCTAACCCTCGAAGGCGTCGAGCTCGAGGAGCAGTCCAAAGCCGCCACCGAAGCCGCCCGCGCCACCGGCGTCGCGAAAAAACAGATCGTCCCCCCCGACCTCCTCGAAGAGGCCTTCGAGCTCAACATGCAGCTCGAAGAGATGCGCATGGCCAAAAAGATGGGCGAAGACGACCCCCAGCTCCGCAAGGACCTCCTCGCCGCCAAGCAGCTCTTCGACTCAAAAATGGCCGCTACCCACGCCGACCTTGAGCAACTCTGGACCAAATGGGACGCAGCCATCGACACCAACGACAACGCGGCAAAAGACACGGCGAAGGGCGCTCTCGTAGCCCTGCTAAATCGCCGCAGCTACCTCCGCAACCTCGTCCGCGACGTCAACGAAGCACTCGAAGCATAG
- the iscX gene encoding Fe-S cluster assembly protein IscX produces the protein MPREIEWTDSEEIGIQLQEKFPDLDPYTVRFTDLHRYVTELPGFIGDPAKSNEGILEAIQTAWHEEYEDAK, from the coding sequence ATGCCCCGCGAGATCGAATGGACCGACTCCGAAGAGATCGGCATCCAGCTACAAGAGAAGTTCCCCGACCTGGACCCCTACACCGTCCGCTTTACTGACCTGCACCGCTACGTCACCGAGCTCCCCGGCTTCATCGGCGACCCCGCCAAGTCGAACGAAGGCATCCTCGAAGCCATCCAAACCGCCTGGCACGAAGAGTACGAAGACGCAAAGTAG
- a CDS encoding tautomerase family protein: MPLVRISVYESMAAERRQAIAASIYDAMRATIGIPENDRFIVLSAHPQEELIVDRSFMRVHRTDDFVLIHVTLRRGRSVETKQSFYKEVARLLQERAKIDPDNVMIVLTENELADWSFGRGEAQYILNPPVPQPAKESR; encoded by the coding sequence ATGCCACTCGTCCGCATCTCAGTCTATGAATCGATGGCCGCCGAACGGCGCCAGGCAATCGCAGCCTCCATCTACGACGCCATGAGAGCAACGATTGGCATCCCTGAAAATGACCGCTTCATCGTTCTTTCAGCGCATCCGCAGGAAGAGTTGATCGTAGATCGCAGCTTTATGCGGGTGCACCGGACCGATGATTTTGTGCTCATTCACGTCACTCTTAGGCGCGGCCGTTCCGTCGAAACCAAGCAGTCTTTCTATAAAGAAGTCGCACGGCTCCTCCAGGAACGGGCAAAGATTGACCCCGATAACGTCATGATCGTGCTCACCGAAAATGAGCTCGCAGACTGGTCGTTTGGACGCGGCGAAGCCCAATACATTCTGAACCCACCCGTACCGCAGCCAGCAAAGGAATCTCGTTGA
- a CDS encoding type II toxin-antitoxin system HicA family toxin: MKYRELIKLVEQDGWYWKRTSGSHHIYKHPTKQGTVVIAYHGAKDIPEGTLKSILKQAGLE; this comes from the coding sequence TTGAAATATCGAGAGTTAATCAAATTAGTAGAGCAGGACGGCTGGTACTGGAAACGCACCAGTGGCAGCCATCATATTTATAAGCACCCCACTAAACAGGGAACAGTGGTCATTGCTTATCACGGTGCAAAGGATATACCGGAAGGAACGCTCAAGAGTATCCTGAAGCAAGCAGGTTTGGAGTAA